The Arachis hypogaea cultivar Tifrunner chromosome 16, arahy.Tifrunner.gnm2.J5K5, whole genome shotgun sequence genome contains a region encoding:
- the LOC112755511 gene encoding sulfite oxidase isoform X1, which yields MPGLTAPSDYSKEPPRHPCLKINSKEPFNAEPPRSALTCSYVTPSDFFYKRNHGPIPIVEDIERYSVMISGLVEKPKQLFMKDIRMLPKYNVTATLQCAGNRRTAMSKTRPVKGVGWDVSAIGNAVWGGAKLSDVLELVGIPKLTSNTQFGGKHVEFVSVDKCKEEKGGPYKASIPLSQATNPEADVLLAYEMNGETLNRDHGYPLRVVVPGVIGARSVKWLEDINIIEEECQGFFMQKDYKMFPPSVDWDNINWSTRRPQMDFPVQCAICSLEDVSTIKPGKVKISGYAASGGGRGIERVDVSVDGGKTWIEASRCQKSGVQYIADGFNSDKWAWVLFEVTADIRQSTEIVAKAIDSAANIQPEKVEDIWNLRGILNTSWHRVKVQAGHSNL from the exons ATGCCTGGACTCACCGCACCTTCAGATTATTCTAAAGAGCCTCCTCGTCACCCTTGTCTAAAAATTAACTCCAAG GAACCTTTCAATGCGGAGCCACCACGTTCTGCACTGACATGCTCATATGTCACTCCTTCAGATTTCTTTTACAAGAGAAACCATGGCCCAATTCCCATAGTTGAAGATATTGAAAG ATACTCCGTGATGATATCAGGTTTGGTGGAAAAGCCCAAACAGCTTTTCATGAAAGATATCAG GATGCTGCCCAAGTATAATGTCACTGCCACGTTACAG TGTGCGGGAAATAGGAGGACTGCCATGAGCAAGACCAGACCTGTCAAAGGGGTTGGCTGGGATGTTTCTGCCATTGGAAATG CTGTTTGGGGAGGTGCCAAGTTGTCTGATGTTCTTGAACTAGTTGGAATACCAAAGTTGACCAGTAATACTCAATTTGGTGGAAAACATGTTGAGTTTGTTAGTGTTGATAAGTGTAAG GAGGAGAAAGGAGGTCCTTACAAGGCATCAATTCCTCTCAGTCAGGCAACAAATCCTGAAGCAGATGTTCTACTTGCTTATGAAATGAATGGAGAA ACTCTTAACAGGGATCATGGGTATCCATTGCGTGTGGTTGTGCCTGGCGTCATTGGAGCTCGATCTGTTAAATGGCTGGAAGATATCAATATTATTGAAGAAGAATGCCAG GGCTTCTTCATGCAGAAAGACTACAAAATGTTTCCACCATCAGTGGATTGGGATAATATTAATTGGTCAACCAGGAGGCCCCAAATGGATTTCCCTGTTCAG TGTGCTATATGTTCTCTAGAAGATGTGAGCACAATAAAGCCTGGGAAG GTAAAAATTAGTGGGTATGCAGCATCAGGTGGTGGCAGAGGCATTGAGAGAGTCGATGTTTCTGTTGATGGAGGCAAAACCTGGATTGAAGCCTCAAGATGTCAGAAAAGTGGTGTCCAATACATAGCGGATGGCTTCAACAGTGACAAATGGGCATGGGTGCTATTTGAGGTCACAGCTGATATTCGTCAGAGCACCGAGATTGTTGCAAAAGCG ATAGATTCAGCTGCAAATATCCAACCTGAAAAGGTTGAAGACATTTGGAACTTGAGAGGAATATTAAACACTTCATGGCATAGGGTGAAAGTTCAAGCCGGTCACTCAAActtataa
- the LOC112755511 gene encoding sulfite oxidase isoform X2, whose product MISGLVEKPKQLFMKDIRMLPKYNVTATLQCAGNRRTAMSKTRPVKGVGWDVSAIGNAVWGGAKLSDVLELVGIPKLTSNTQFGGKHVEFVSVDKCKEEKGGPYKASIPLSQATNPEADVLLAYEMNGETLNRDHGYPLRVVVPGVIGARSVKWLEDINIIEEECQGFFMQKDYKMFPPSVDWDNINWSTRRPQMDFPVQCAICSLEDVSTIKPGKVKISGYAASGGGRGIERVDVSVDGGKTWIEASRCQKSGVQYIADGFNSDKWAWVLFEVTADIRQSTEIVAKAIDSAANIQPEKVEDIWNLRGILNTSWHRVKVQAGHSNL is encoded by the exons ATGATATCAGGTTTGGTGGAAAAGCCCAAACAGCTTTTCATGAAAGATATCAG GATGCTGCCCAAGTATAATGTCACTGCCACGTTACAG TGTGCGGGAAATAGGAGGACTGCCATGAGCAAGACCAGACCTGTCAAAGGGGTTGGCTGGGATGTTTCTGCCATTGGAAATG CTGTTTGGGGAGGTGCCAAGTTGTCTGATGTTCTTGAACTAGTTGGAATACCAAAGTTGACCAGTAATACTCAATTTGGTGGAAAACATGTTGAGTTTGTTAGTGTTGATAAGTGTAAG GAGGAGAAAGGAGGTCCTTACAAGGCATCAATTCCTCTCAGTCAGGCAACAAATCCTGAAGCAGATGTTCTACTTGCTTATGAAATGAATGGAGAA ACTCTTAACAGGGATCATGGGTATCCATTGCGTGTGGTTGTGCCTGGCGTCATTGGAGCTCGATCTGTTAAATGGCTGGAAGATATCAATATTATTGAAGAAGAATGCCAG GGCTTCTTCATGCAGAAAGACTACAAAATGTTTCCACCATCAGTGGATTGGGATAATATTAATTGGTCAACCAGGAGGCCCCAAATGGATTTCCCTGTTCAG TGTGCTATATGTTCTCTAGAAGATGTGAGCACAATAAAGCCTGGGAAG GTAAAAATTAGTGGGTATGCAGCATCAGGTGGTGGCAGAGGCATTGAGAGAGTCGATGTTTCTGTTGATGGAGGCAAAACCTGGATTGAAGCCTCAAGATGTCAGAAAAGTGGTGTCCAATACATAGCGGATGGCTTCAACAGTGACAAATGGGCATGGGTGCTATTTGAGGTCACAGCTGATATTCGTCAGAGCACCGAGATTGTTGCAAAAGCG ATAGATTCAGCTGCAAATATCCAACCTGAAAAGGTTGAAGACATTTGGAACTTGAGAGGAATATTAAACACTTCATGGCATAGGGTGAAAGTTCAAGCCGGTCACTCAAActtataa
- the LOC112755511 gene encoding sulfite oxidase isoform X3 — protein sequence MLSLLVLISEEKGGPYKASIPLSQATNPEADVLLAYEMNGETLNRDHGYPLRVVVPGVIGARSVKWLEDINIIEEECQGFFMQKDYKMFPPSVDWDNINWSTRRPQMDFPVQCAICSLEDVSTIKPGKVKISGYAASGGGRGIERVDVSVDGGKTWIEASRCQKSGVQYIADGFNSDKWAWVLFEVTADIRQSTEIVAKAIDSAANIQPEKVEDIWNLRGILNTSWHRVKVQAGHSNL from the exons ATGTTGAGTTTGTTAGTGTTGATAAGT GAGGAGAAAGGAGGTCCTTACAAGGCATCAATTCCTCTCAGTCAGGCAACAAATCCTGAAGCAGATGTTCTACTTGCTTATGAAATGAATGGAGAA ACTCTTAACAGGGATCATGGGTATCCATTGCGTGTGGTTGTGCCTGGCGTCATTGGAGCTCGATCTGTTAAATGGCTGGAAGATATCAATATTATTGAAGAAGAATGCCAG GGCTTCTTCATGCAGAAAGACTACAAAATGTTTCCACCATCAGTGGATTGGGATAATATTAATTGGTCAACCAGGAGGCCCCAAATGGATTTCCCTGTTCAG TGTGCTATATGTTCTCTAGAAGATGTGAGCACAATAAAGCCTGGGAAG GTAAAAATTAGTGGGTATGCAGCATCAGGTGGTGGCAGAGGCATTGAGAGAGTCGATGTTTCTGTTGATGGAGGCAAAACCTGGATTGAAGCCTCAAGATGTCAGAAAAGTGGTGTCCAATACATAGCGGATGGCTTCAACAGTGACAAATGGGCATGGGTGCTATTTGAGGTCACAGCTGATATTCGTCAGAGCACCGAGATTGTTGCAAAAGCG ATAGATTCAGCTGCAAATATCCAACCTGAAAAGGTTGAAGACATTTGGAACTTGAGAGGAATATTAAACACTTCATGGCATAGGGTGAAAGTTCAAGCCGGTCACTCAAActtataa